Proteins co-encoded in one Metabacillus sp. KUDC1714 genomic window:
- the cntE gene encoding staphylopine family metallophore export MFS transporter CntE, whose product MSGAMSWPFLRLYLLVLLYFSANSILNVIIPLQGESLGASNTTIGLIMGAYLFTTMFFRPWAGNIIQKHGPIKILRIILIINGIALILYTFTGLGGYLIARMLQGVSTAFFSMALQIGIIDALPEKDRSQGISLYSLFSYIPGIIGPLLALGIWQEGMDYFTVMMIAIALFTGVFGYSAKMEKDKDQLAVKSNEQGVSTFKSFSQLVKNPLLFKCSVLMLVSSTVFGAITTFIPLYAMQLKTGNAGIYLMLQAGTVVYARFALRKKIPSDGKWHSSFIMGTMFILALAAQSVSFSIMGGAFFFYVGAILMGIAQALLYPTLTTYLTFVLPQMNRNVLLGLFIAMADLGVSLGGVIMGPLADIFSYSFIYMICAILSVAMIFFAYDRRKIVVG is encoded by the coding sequence GTGAGTGGAGCTATGTCTTGGCCTTTTTTACGTTTGTATCTGCTGGTTCTTCTGTATTTTAGTGCTAATTCTATACTAAATGTGATTATTCCTTTACAAGGAGAATCATTAGGAGCCAGCAATACAACAATCGGCTTGATCATGGGTGCATATTTGTTTACAACCATGTTCTTTCGTCCATGGGCAGGCAATATTATTCAAAAGCACGGACCAATAAAAATTTTACGCATTATACTTATTATCAATGGGATAGCTTTAATACTATATACATTTACTGGATTAGGTGGTTATTTGATTGCCCGTATGTTACAAGGGGTATCGACAGCTTTTTTTTCAATGGCATTACAAATAGGAATTATTGATGCACTACCAGAGAAGGATCGTTCTCAGGGCATTTCACTTTATTCTTTATTTTCATATATACCGGGTATTATTGGCCCATTGCTGGCGTTAGGCATTTGGCAAGAGGGAATGGATTACTTTACAGTAATGATGATAGCAATTGCCCTTTTTACAGGAGTGTTTGGCTATAGTGCCAAAATGGAAAAGGATAAGGATCAACTTGCTGTAAAAAGTAATGAGCAGGGAGTAAGTACATTTAAGTCATTTAGTCAGTTAGTAAAAAATCCGTTATTGTTTAAATGCAGCGTATTGATGTTAGTTTCTTCTACTGTCTTCGGGGCTATTACAACCTTTATACCACTGTACGCGATGCAATTAAAAACCGGTAATGCTGGAATTTATCTCATGCTTCAAGCTGGTACTGTAGTTTATGCTCGTTTTGCGTTAAGAAAAAAAATTCCTTCAGATGGAAAATGGCATTCATCTTTTATCATGGGGACTATGTTTATTTTGGCATTGGCGGCCCAAAGTGTAAGCTTTTCTATTATGGGTGGAGCATTTTTTTTCTATGTTGGTGCCATTTTAATGGGGATAGCCCAGGCCCTCCTTTATCCAACATTAACAACGTATCTGACCTTTGTTTTGCCACAGATGAATCGCAATGTGTTACTTGGTTTATTTATTGCTATGGCTGATTTAGGTGTTTCGCTCGGGGGTGTCATAATGGGGCCGCTGGCTGATATTTTCTCATACTCATTTATATACATGATTTGTGCTATCCTAAGTGTAGCGATGATCTTTTTTGCCTATGATCGACGTAAAATAGTAGTTGGGTAA
- a CDS encoding MFS transporter has product MTTFLLVIIYLAFISLGLPDSLLGVAWPVMQSDYGAPLETAGFLFMTIAGGTIISSLASGKILKRFGTGKVTFVSVLMTAGALLGFYFAPSVVWLFVCTIPLGLGAGAVDAGLNDYVATHYKAHHMSWLHCFWGVGATFGPIIMAQFISGQSFWRDGYFAISGIQFALVIILFLTLPLWNRVTKNSNIPFNDDTEDSKAVINDEDAIDVKPLQIKGVKMALVSFLFYCGVESTVGLWGSSFLVNVRELPAAVAAGWVSFYYAGITIGRFITGFITFKVSNLILIRTGQIIALAGAILLFLPLPTTFSLVGFIMIGLGLAPIFPCMLHETPSRFGKKHSQTIMGYQMAVAYTGSTFIPPLIGFIASHSTIGIFPVCIVLFVAAMFLSSEKLNSFLKKKVLLKRNDTSSTAI; this is encoded by the coding sequence ATGACAACATTCCTTTTGGTCATCATTTATTTGGCTTTTATCAGCTTAGGTTTACCAGATTCATTATTGGGGGTAGCGTGGCCAGTGATGCAATCGGACTATGGGGCGCCACTTGAGACTGCTGGATTCCTTTTTATGACGATTGCAGGTGGTACCATTATCTCGAGTTTAGCCAGTGGAAAGATACTTAAAAGGTTCGGAACTGGCAAGGTCACATTTGTCAGCGTCTTAATGACTGCTGGTGCTTTGCTAGGATTTTATTTTGCTCCATCTGTTGTTTGGTTATTTGTATGTACCATACCACTTGGATTAGGTGCCGGGGCTGTTGATGCAGGGTTAAATGATTATGTTGCTACACATTATAAGGCACATCATATGAGTTGGTTACATTGTTTTTGGGGAGTCGGAGCCACTTTTGGGCCAATCATTATGGCTCAGTTTATTTCAGGGCAATCTTTTTGGAGAGATGGATATTTTGCTATATCTGGAATTCAGTTTGCGTTAGTTATCATCCTTTTCTTGACTTTGCCCTTATGGAACAGAGTGACAAAAAATAGCAATATTCCTTTTAATGATGACACCGAAGATTCAAAAGCTGTAATTAATGATGAAGATGCTATAGATGTAAAACCATTACAAATTAAAGGAGTTAAAATGGCTCTTGTCTCCTTCTTGTTTTATTGTGGGGTTGAATCAACAGTGGGTCTTTGGGGAAGTAGCTTTTTGGTAAATGTCAGGGAGCTACCCGCAGCAGTTGCTGCCGGGTGGGTTTCCTTTTATTACGCAGGAATAACAATTGGTAGATTTATTACAGGCTTTATTACCTTTAAAGTTAGTAATCTTATTCTCATTCGGACCGGACAAATAATTGCATTAGCTGGTGCCATACTTCTATTCCTACCATTGCCGACCACCTTCTCACTAGTAGGTTTTATTATGATTGGATTAGGATTAGCACCAATATTTCCATGTATGTTACATGAGACACCATCACGTTTTGGGAAGAAGCATTCCCAGACCATAATGGGTTATCAAATGGCTGTTGCCTATACAGGTAGTACATTTATACCGCCTCTTATTGGTTTCATTGCATCTCATTCAACAATAGGAATCTTCCCAGTTTGTATTGTTTTATTTGTTGCTGCAATGTTTCTAAGTTCAGAAAAATTAAATAGCTTTTTGAAAAAGAAAGTTTTACTAAAGAGGAATGATACAAGTTCGACAGCAATTTGA
- a CDS encoding YitT family protein, whose amino-acid sequence MRTQILNIAMLLAGSFIYALGINYFAIPNKLSEGGIIGVTIVLYYLFQWSPGVVNLILNGFLFALGYKLLDKKVILYTLLATIFSSFFLFVTEGWGDPLIGDSLLAALFAGVFVGGGLGLVFRAGGSMGGTAILARLGQLYFGWSLSRTILIIDLIVIAGSTYVIGQEKAMYTLVAVFIGAKAIDLVIEGLDTQKAVTIISGSTESISKEITYSLARGVTVFNARGAYTGSEKEVLYVVINRQELSKLKQLVRSIDSKAFVVVHEVRDVVGGGFSIEKA is encoded by the coding sequence ATGAGGACACAAATATTGAATATAGCCATGCTTCTTGCTGGCTCTTTTATTTATGCATTGGGAATAAATTATTTTGCCATTCCCAATAAATTATCTGAAGGTGGAATAATAGGTGTTACGATTGTTTTGTATTACCTTTTTCAATGGTCACCAGGGGTGGTCAACTTAATCTTAAATGGTTTTTTGTTTGCGCTAGGCTACAAGCTACTTGATAAAAAGGTGATCTTATATACGCTGTTAGCAACAATTTTCTCATCATTTTTTCTGTTTGTCACAGAAGGTTGGGGAGATCCATTAATTGGAGATTCATTATTAGCTGCCTTATTTGCCGGTGTTTTTGTCGGGGGTGGACTTGGCTTAGTTTTCCGAGCAGGTGGATCGATGGGTGGAACGGCAATTCTCGCAAGACTTGGGCAATTATATTTTGGCTGGAGTCTTAGCAGAACAATTTTGATTATTGACCTTATTGTCATCGCGGGCTCTACCTATGTGATCGGTCAGGAAAAAGCAATGTACACCCTTGTTGCAGTATTTATTGGAGCAAAGGCGATTGATCTCGTTATTGAGGGTCTGGACACTCAAAAAGCAGTCACGATCATTTCAGGTTCAACAGAATCGATTTCAAAAGAGATTACATATTCTTTAGCACGTGGAGTAACTGTATTTAACGCTCGCGGTGCATATACTGGTTCAGAGAAAGAAGTTCTATATGTAGTCATTAATCGGCAAGAGCTATCAAAGTTAAAACAGCTTGTTCGCTCAATCGATTCAAAAGCATTTGTAGTCGTCCATGAAGTTCGTGATGTTGTTGGGGGAGGATTTTCTATCGAGAAAGCATAA
- a CDS encoding YjcZ family sporulation protein: MMPYSCAAPAYGYCAPYHGGGNTFALVVVLFILLIIIGATVYGYKC, from the coding sequence ATGATGCCTTACAGTTGTGCGGCTCCTGCTTATGGATATTGTGCTCCTTATCACGGAGGAGGTAATACTTTCGCACTTGTCGTCGTGCTGTTTATCTTATTAATTATTATCGGCGCAACAGTCTACGGTTATAAATGTTAA
- a CDS encoding CBO0543 family protein, producing the protein MHVAITVLTILASLKWGNWKRWKDYHPSMLFIATGGLLYEYIVKENTLWKFHPDLFYGHDMTVIVYALITMPISIFLFLSHFPQKWFKRLTYIIVWSGIYIAVEWTLLVFGRISYQNGWRFWYSFLFDLAMFSVIALHQHNPTRAYIISIFIIIFLIYYFQVPFKFAK; encoded by the coding sequence ATGCACGTTGCGATTACAGTTTTAACCATATTGGCTTCTTTGAAGTGGGGAAATTGGAAAAGATGGAAAGATTATCATCCGAGCATGCTTTTTATTGCTACAGGTGGTTTACTTTACGAATACATTGTAAAAGAAAATACTTTGTGGAAGTTTCATCCTGATTTATTTTATGGGCATGATATGACGGTAATTGTTTATGCTCTTATTACTATGCCAATTAGTATTTTTCTATTTCTATCTCATTTTCCCCAAAAATGGTTTAAGCGTTTGACTTACATAATAGTTTGGTCTGGAATTTATATTGCTGTTGAGTGGACACTATTGGTGTTTGGGAGAATTTCCTATCAGAATGGTTGGAGATTTTGGTATTCATTTCTTTTTGACCTTGCTATGTTCTCTGTTATTGCACTGCATCAACATAACCCTACAAGGGCATATATTATTTCAATATTTATTATCATTTTTTTGATTTATTACTTCCAAGTACCTTTTAAGTTTGCTAAATAA
- a CDS encoding SIS domain-containing protein yields MVHSQKAMNSQVGKVLDHLKGRSITHIFFVACGGSSAVMYPNKYIMDREAKFVSSDVYSSNEFIHRNPKKLGENALVVLCSMSGTTPETVKAATFARSKGAVTVGFTNEEGSPLAQESEFVVKYEWGDQANAIDTNLGTLYQLTMGVLNVLEGNNKYEKMLSSLANLQRVFEIAAKQYEASAQQFAQDYKDEKVIYTMASGANYGIAYSFAICILMEMQWIHSNAIHSGEYFHGPFEIIDKNTPFIILLGLDETRPLDERALDFSKKYGEKLVVLDAKDLDLDGIDSELQGYVAPLVLNYVLRKYAERLADARNHPLSKRRYMWKVEY; encoded by the coding sequence ATGGTACATTCTCAAAAGGCTATGAATTCACAAGTTGGCAAGGTGTTAGACCACCTAAAGGGTCGTTCCATTACCCACATCTTTTTTGTTGCATGTGGTGGTTCCTCTGCTGTTATGTATCCAAATAAATACATAATGGATCGTGAAGCAAAGTTTGTTTCTTCAGATGTGTATAGTTCAAATGAATTTATTCACCGTAATCCGAAAAAACTAGGAGAAAACGCCCTGGTGGTTTTATGCTCAATGTCAGGTACCACTCCTGAAACAGTGAAAGCTGCAACTTTTGCAAGAAGTAAAGGTGCAGTAACTGTCGGTTTTACAAATGAAGAAGGTTCACCTTTAGCTCAAGAATCAGAATTTGTTGTGAAATATGAGTGGGGTGACCAAGCAAATGCTATCGATACAAATCTAGGTACGTTATATCAGCTTACAATGGGTGTTTTAAATGTATTAGAAGGAAATAATAAATATGAAAAAATGCTATCTAGCTTAGCAAATCTACAACGAGTGTTTGAAATAGCTGCTAAACAATATGAAGCAAGTGCTCAACAATTTGCCCAAGATTATAAAGATGAGAAAGTCATTTATACAATGGCAAGTGGTGCTAATTATGGAATCGCTTACTCCTTTGCCATCTGTATCTTAATGGAAATGCAGTGGATTCACTCTAATGCGATACACTCAGGTGAGTATTTCCATGGCCCCTTTGAAATTATCGACAAAAACACACCTTTCATTATTTTACTCGGCTTAGATGAAACACGACCATTAGATGAAAGAGCATTGGATTTCTCTAAAAAGTATGGAGAAAAGCTCGTTGTTTTAGATGCAAAAGATCTTGATTTAGATGGAATAGATTCAGAGTTACAGGGCTATGTTGCACCTCTTGTCCTTAACTACGTGCTACGTAAATATGCCGAGAGACTGGCAGATGCTCGCAACCATCCTCTTTCGAAGAGAAGATATATGTGGAAAGTTGAATATTAA
- a CDS encoding cupredoxin domain-containing protein: MSVKKWLTGLVVLLVMIVVGTTPSSLGVFAESGIVSQPIETVKAIEVELNDDYFNPKVITIPNGRTTTLILKNNGKKEHTFTVEKLRIDAEVQPGKEKTISVKTKNPGTYELICRYHFNEGMVGKVIVK; the protein is encoded by the coding sequence ATGTCTGTGAAAAAGTGGTTAACAGGATTGGTCGTTTTGCTTGTGATGATTGTGGTTGGGACAACTCCAAGCTCACTCGGTGTATTTGCCGAATCCGGCATCGTATCACAACCTATTGAGACCGTGAAAGCGATTGAAGTCGAGTTGAACGATGATTACTTTAATCCGAAAGTCATCACTATTCCCAATGGAAGAACGACAACGTTGATATTGAAAAACAATGGTAAGAAAGAGCACACCTTCACAGTGGAAAAGCTCAGAATTGACGCTGAAGTCCAGCCGGGAAAAGAAAAAACCATTTCCGTGAAAACGAAAAATCCCGGTACATATGAACTTATATGTCGGTACCATTTCAATGAAGGAATGGTTGGGAAAGTAATAGTCAAATAA
- a CDS encoding cell wall hydrolase, whose amino-acid sequence MKKLIFALALLASLIFAAPAFAYTVEKGDTMSNIARENDLTLQELAKANPQINNLDLIYVGQHIYTNKVNNSPLPSREATSKKTRSNKLSISDDEIDLLARLVRAEAQTESFEGKAAVASVVLNRVESPQFPNSIKKVIYQSGQFQPVSNGEINQPADKESIKAVQAVLSGLRNIAKDSLFFYNPNIATNRWLDSRETTVVIGQHVFKN is encoded by the coding sequence TTGAAAAAATTAATTTTTGCACTTGCATTGCTAGCATCTCTTATTTTTGCTGCACCTGCTTTTGCCTATACTGTTGAAAAAGGAGATACAATGTCGAACATCGCACGGGAAAATGATCTTACTTTACAAGAATTAGCAAAGGCTAACCCGCAAATTAATAATTTAGATCTGATTTATGTCGGTCAGCACATCTATACAAATAAAGTCAACAACTCTCCCTTACCCTCTCGCGAAGCAACAAGCAAAAAAACACGTTCTAATAAATTAAGTATCTCGGATGATGAAATAGATTTATTAGCAAGACTTGTAAGAGCAGAAGCACAAACAGAATCTTTCGAAGGAAAAGCCGCGGTAGCATCTGTTGTCTTAAATAGAGTTGAAAGTCCTCAATTTCCTAATTCCATAAAAAAAGTCATTTATCAGTCAGGACAATTTCAACCGGTGTCAAATGGTGAAATAAATCAACCCGCTGACAAGGAGTCCATCAAAGCTGTACAAGCCGTACTATCTGGACTGAGAAATATCGCAAAAGATTCCTTATTCTTTTACAATCCAAACATTGCTACAAACCGATGGTTAGATTCAAGAGAGACAACGGTTGTTATTGGACAACATGTATTTAAAAATTAA
- a CDS encoding GntR family transcriptional regulator has translation MLRQDDKVPLYVQLKETIRSSILNGELKYGEKIPTEIELSEIHKISRITVRKAILELVEEGYLIKKQGKGTFVSKPKIERKIVHFLSFSEACKANGLKVTSKVIKKEIIQPTPRDREKLQLDVDDAMIYIQRVRYGGESPVMLENNYFSYKNYNFLLGEDLEKSLYKTLEDKHQIIPSHSGELSLEIVRATEDQTEILKVATGEPLFYMDTVIFDENERPVHIGKQYIIGEGYKFILK, from the coding sequence ATGTTAAGACAAGATGATAAAGTTCCATTATATGTCCAATTAAAGGAAACCATTCGAAGCTCAATTCTGAATGGAGAGTTAAAATACGGAGAAAAAATCCCTACTGAAATTGAACTAAGTGAGATTCATAAGATAAGTCGGATAACGGTCAGAAAAGCAATTCTCGAGCTTGTTGAGGAAGGATATCTCATTAAAAAGCAAGGGAAGGGCACATTCGTTAGTAAACCTAAGATAGAAAGAAAAATTGTTCACTTTCTTAGCTTTTCAGAGGCTTGTAAAGCAAATGGGTTAAAAGTGACTAGCAAAGTAATTAAAAAAGAAATAATTCAGCCAACTCCTAGAGATAGAGAAAAGCTTCAGCTCGATGTTGATGATGCCATGATCTATATCCAAAGAGTGAGGTATGGCGGGGAATCACCTGTTATGCTTGAGAATAATTACTTCTCATATAAAAACTATAATTTTCTCCTTGGTGAGGACTTAGAGAAGTCTTTATACAAAACTCTTGAAGACAAACATCAAATTATACCTTCACATTCAGGCGAACTTTCTTTGGAGATTGTTCGAGCGACAGAAGATCAAACAGAAATACTTAAAGTTGCTACAGGAGAGCCTCTCTTCTATATGGATACCGTCATATTTGATGAAAATGAACGACCAGTCCATATTGGGAAACAGTACATTATTGGAGAAGGATATAAATTTATTTTGAAGTAA
- a CDS encoding sugar phosphate isomerase/epimerase family protein — MAKLSRRQLTGMNFHYKHYPFEYFLDAMVRYELNNIEVWGASPHFYVENMSVQEIRNVKKEIDRRNLSVICFTPEQCVYPINIAAKEVAIREKSIDYFKKSALAAKELDSPLLLVTPGWGYENEDAKEAWKRSEESLEKLAQVAGELDLTLALEPLTRMETNIIHNASQLKLMLEGVNHPNLKGMIDTIPMALAGEDFTDYFNSMNEEIVHIHFIDGKPEGHLVWGDGVLPLETYIKQLNQANYKGFLSLEYTSYQYVQNPDGAMERTMKALSSLFG, encoded by the coding sequence ATGGCAAAATTATCGAGAAGACAATTGACGGGAATGAATTTTCACTACAAGCATTATCCTTTTGAATACTTCTTAGATGCAATGGTACGCTACGAATTGAATAATATTGAGGTATGGGGTGCATCTCCACACTTTTATGTAGAAAATATGAGTGTTCAAGAGATAAGAAATGTTAAAAAGGAGATTGATCGACGAAATTTATCAGTCATTTGCTTTACACCTGAACAATGTGTATATCCAATTAATATTGCTGCTAAAGAAGTGGCTATTCGGGAAAAAAGTATCGACTATTTTAAAAAATCAGCTCTGGCGGCAAAAGAACTAGATTCACCTTTGCTTTTAGTAACACCTGGTTGGGGATATGAAAATGAAGATGCAAAGGAAGCATGGAAGCGATCAGAAGAATCGTTAGAAAAGCTTGCTCAAGTTGCTGGAGAATTAGATTTAACATTGGCACTTGAACCGCTGACAAGAATGGAAACGAATATCATTCATAATGCATCACAATTAAAATTGATGTTAGAGGGTGTAAATCATCCAAATCTTAAGGGAATGATTGATACCATTCCTATGGCGTTAGCTGGAGAGGATTTTACAGATTATTTTAATAGCATGAATGAGGAAATTGTTCATATTCATTTTATTGATGGCAAGCCAGAAGGGCATCTTGTATGGGGGGACGGAGTTTTACCGTTGGAAACGTATATTAAACAGTTAAATCAAGCTAACTATAAAGGCTTTCTTTCTCTTGAATATACATCCTATCAATATGTCCAAAATCCAGATGGCGCAATGGAGAGAACAATGAAAGCGTTGTCCAGTCTATTCGGCTAA
- a CDS encoding ROK family transcriptional regulator, which translates to MTQVNATPKSMRKVILRGIRKSLLELGSATKVELSEKLGISFPTISKFLVQMEKDGELILVGLDDSSGGRRAKRYTYNPEYMLGLAIFLERTETNYIVFNCLGEVKDSGKTSSVLVDVDLTFLTECIEEIMKKYPKISSIAIGVPGSVDNGRIFYIPGYEHLQNFDLQEFLENQFSIPVVIENDMNAAVLGYHDNMGIKDNKSLIYLYSGQNGPGAGIMINGDVVRGSTFFSGEVSFVPQYDDRNFREALEYGSGPIKSTISHDYEIDAISRLVASFVAIINPHAIIFCNDEVEKEILNKITIGSSNYIPSEHIPELTMSDWKQDYLYGLQSLGLDLMMNETSK; encoded by the coding sequence GTGACACAAGTGAATGCAACCCCAAAATCAATGAGGAAGGTAATCCTTCGCGGTATTCGTAAATCTCTCTTAGAACTTGGTAGCGCAACGAAAGTTGAACTTAGCGAAAAATTAGGAATTAGTTTCCCTACAATAAGTAAATTCTTAGTACAGATGGAAAAGGACGGGGAACTTATTCTAGTCGGTCTTGATGATTCGAGTGGTGGAAGAAGGGCAAAAAGATATACATACAATCCAGAGTATATGTTAGGGTTGGCAATCTTTTTGGAGAGAACAGAAACAAATTATATTGTTTTTAACTGTCTAGGAGAAGTGAAGGATTCAGGAAAAACATCAAGTGTATTAGTAGATGTTGATTTAACATTTCTAACGGAGTGTATTGAGGAGATAATGAAGAAATATCCAAAAATTAGCTCTATAGCTATTGGTGTACCTGGTTCAGTTGATAATGGGCGTATCTTTTATATACCTGGTTATGAACATCTTCAAAATTTTGACTTGCAGGAATTCTTGGAGAATCAGTTCTCTATACCTGTTGTAATAGAGAACGATATGAATGCTGCAGTGCTTGGATATCACGATAATATGGGAATCAAGGACAATAAATCCCTTATATATTTGTATTCTGGTCAAAATGGTCCAGGCGCAGGAATCATGATAAATGGAGATGTGGTGAGAGGAAGTACTTTCTTCTCAGGAGAGGTTTCATTCGTCCCTCAGTACGATGATCGAAATTTTCGGGAAGCTTTGGAATACGGAAGTGGACCTATTAAAAGTACGATCAGTCACGATTATGAGATTGACGCAATTAGCAGATTAGTAGCCTCTTTTGTTGCTATCATTAACCCTCATGCCATCATTTTTTGTAATGATGAAGTTGAAAAAGAGATATTAAACAAAATTACTATAGGTAGCTCAAATTATATCCCGTCAGAACATATTCCAGAGCTTACTATGAGTGATTGGAAACAAGATTACTTATATGGATTACAAAGTCTCGGACTCGATCTCATGATGAACGAAACAAGTAAGTAA
- a CDS encoding aminotransferase family protein, translated as MEENSSLVDELSAWDKKHFLHPTSPIQQQQDQGPAFIFTEGKGVYLHDLLGKKVIDGMSSLWNVNIGHGREELGLIASDQMTKLAFTSNFATFSNEPAIRLAKKLSDISPGNLQATFFTSGGSEANDTAYKLARHYWMLKGQNNRKKIISRTKSYHGVAIGSTSATGLKPFRDFTNSLAPDFLHVDNFSSQALRELIEKEGPETIAAFIAEPVQGAGGVHIAPENYFKEVKEICEEYGVLFITDEVITGFGRTGKYFGIEHYGVTPDMMCFAKGVTSGYAQLGGVMLSSEIYQVFTEMSKGTLLHGYTYSGHPVACAVALKNIEIIESEHLIANANQLGNELLKGLQNVQNKCGIVGEVRGLGLMGAVEIVKNKSSQERYTNPVAPLIVSAAAKNGLICRSVVFDGQDTLVFAPPLSITKEELQTLVQILTESILSIEGTY; from the coding sequence ATGGAGGAAAACAGCAGTTTAGTGGATGAATTATCAGCTTGGGACAAAAAGCATTTTCTACACCCGACTTCTCCAATTCAACAACAACAAGACCAAGGGCCTGCTTTTATTTTCACAGAAGGTAAAGGAGTCTACCTTCATGATCTATTAGGAAAAAAAGTAATTGATGGTATGTCTTCACTCTGGAATGTAAACATAGGGCATGGAAGAGAGGAACTAGGTTTAATCGCGAGTGACCAAATGACTAAGCTCGCTTTCACTTCAAATTTTGCTACTTTCAGTAATGAACCAGCTATTCGTTTAGCTAAGAAGCTGTCTGACATTTCCCCTGGAAATCTACAAGCTACATTCTTTACGTCGGGTGGATCTGAGGCGAATGATACAGCTTATAAGCTTGCTAGACATTACTGGATGTTAAAAGGACAAAATAATCGTAAAAAAATCATTTCAAGAACAAAATCTTATCATGGAGTTGCAATTGGATCAACAAGTGCTACTGGATTAAAGCCTTTTAGGGATTTTACTAATTCACTTGCACCTGATTTTCTTCACGTCGATAATTTTTCTTCTCAAGCATTACGTGAATTAATTGAAAAAGAGGGACCAGAAACAATTGCTGCTTTTATAGCAGAACCAGTCCAAGGTGCTGGTGGTGTTCATATCGCACCTGAAAACTACTTTAAAGAAGTAAAAGAGATTTGTGAAGAGTATGGCGTGCTATTTATAACCGATGAAGTTATTACCGGGTTTGGGAGAACAGGAAAATACTTTGGAATTGAGCATTATGGTGTTACTCCTGATATGATGTGTTTTGCTAAAGGGGTAACAAGTGGCTACGCACAGTTAGGTGGAGTCATGCTATCAAGTGAAATCTACCAAGTATTCACCGAAATGTCCAAAGGAACACTGCTTCATGGGTATACATACAGTGGACACCCGGTAGCCTGTGCTGTTGCATTGAAGAATATTGAAATAATCGAATCAGAACATCTAATAGCCAATGCTAATCAGTTAGGAAATGAGTTATTAAAAGGACTGCAAAATGTTCAAAATAAATGTGGAATTGTCGGTGAAGTAAGAGGTCTAGGCTTAATGGGTGCAGTAGAAATTGTGAAAAATAAATCTTCACAAGAGAGATATACGAATCCAGTGGCTCCATTAATTGTTTCAGCAGCTGCAAAGAATGGACTAATCTGTAGATCAGTTGTTTTTGATGGTCAAGATACGCTAGTATTCGCTCCACCTTTGAGTATCACCAAGGAAGAGCTACAAACTTTGGTACAAATTTTAACTGAATCGATCCTATCTATTGAAGGCACTTATTGA